The Gammaproteobacteria bacterium region ACTATTGTAGATAACTATTGTAGATAACTATTGTAGATAACTATTGTAGATAACTATTGTAGATAACTATTGTAGATAACTATTGTAGATAACTATTGTAGATAACAATTGTAGATAACAATTGTAGATAACAATTGTAGATAACAATTGTAGATAACAATTGTAGTAATCGCATTTTGATATCTGACCCCTTTGTTATCTGACCCCTTTATTAAATATTTTGTGTTAGTGCATAATCCATTTCTAAAAGCTTAGTGTAAAGAAGTGGTAACAGCGCTTGAGCATCACCTCTAATCAAGAAATCATTATTTGCAAGATAATTAGGTTTAGCCAAATTAATCGCTGCAATTACTCCTCTCGGGTTATGTTGTTTAAAACGTGATAAGAAATGGCTTTCATCTGTTTGCAGGCCTATTGTGATGATGATATCAATACTTAGGAAGTCTTCCCTTGTTAAATTCTCACTTAAAAAATCTCTACCAAGAGGCGCTACTCCAGTTTGTTGATGCAGTAGATCTACATTTTCAGTCAGCAGAGACCACCCCTTAAATTCACAGATTCTGGTAACAGCTTCATGTGCGCTACTCGCTTTTCCATTGGTGCATGCGTCATAAAAAGCGTTCATTATAGTAATTTTATCATCAGGGTTTTGAAAGCAGTCATTAACAAATTTTAAAAAAGAATCCATTTGATGTTGTGCAAAATTCAAACTTTCACTTAAGGCAGACATAGTAGGTACAACACCGGCAGAAATTCCTGCTCCAGTATATATAGCGATTTGCTTGTCATTGATTAAGTCTGCTAGATCCAACACATCCAATGCAAGCGGCTCAGCATTACTAATTACGAGAGGTAGTCGACTCTCAATACGTTCTAAATTCTTTTCAATAGACGATTCATTTTCATTACTTGCACCCAGATTCAAAACTTCTATTTGTTCATGTTGATACAAATAGACACATTGCTGTTTATTTTTTACTTTCCGAAAATTTAAGTGAGGATCATTTAGTTCTATATTTTCTGTGGATCCTGAAATTATAATACTAAGCAGTGTTCGCTCTTCATAATAACTGAAATCCACAACGATTTCTGTTGAATTGTTATTAAAAGTACCGACCCAACGCATACTGAGGTCTGCTGTTGTAGTTGCATATTTAAAATCTTGCAATTTTTTGGGTGGCAATATTAAGAGGCATGTACTTTTAGTTTTTTTTGTTATCTGACCTATATTAGCAATAAAGCTGTGTTCATTATTTAGATTCATATTTTCCCCCTTTTATGACGGTGGCTTTTATTATTTAATGCTTTTGATCTGTTCTTTACGAGCCACATAGTTAAATATTATTAGCTGCCAGGCGATTAGGATGAGTAAGATTGACGCTGTTGAAAGCGACATATTTTTTGAGTCAAATAAAGTGAATCCTTCTTTCGGGTCATTTTTATTTTTCTCTTCAAATATAGAAAAACCTAAGTTCAAGCTAGCAACACGATGCTTGCCGTGATAAGTTTGATTTTCAGGAAGGGTTTTGATATTCACGGAGAAAATTGAATAAAAAAACAGTAGAAGCAAAAGGCTGAGCGTGGAAATATATGTTACGCGAGAAGCTTTTCCTGTGATATGTTCCTCTCGTTCGTCTCTCTCTTTTATATTAGCTAAACGCCTTAGAGTAATTTCACGCACATTGGGTACTATCACCAACATAATTAGAAAGAGGGTTAGCACAGAAAACCAAAACACTAAATGCCCCGACAGAAACTTTTGGGTAAATCCGATAAAGCCGTTACCTATTTTTGAGGGGTCCCAAAGGATAGCTGTTACTACAAATGGAAAACCAAACAATAAATAACTTTGGATATATCTTGTTAATTTACTCATCTAAAATCTCCTTTTATAAAAAATATTTTTTGAATTTCTATTTTGAAAAAATTTGCAATTCGAAAGGCTAGCTCAAGAGAAGGGTTATAATTGCCTTTTTCAAGGGCAATTATCGTCGCTCGAGTCACATCCACTGCCTTTGCTAATTCTTCCTGGGTCAATTTCTTGGCCAGGCGTATATCTTGGATGCAATTTGCAATGATAAGTTTGCTTTCAATTCTTGGCATCAATCCTCCTATTAATTATTTGACATGTATAATAGACTTTACTTTATGGTTGTCAAGTTTATTTGACATCCATTTATTTTGTTAAGAGGAGTTGCATGCAAAGAGGCGAGACGATTGACAACTATAATTGGGGCAGGTCGATTTAATAATGGTTCCGCGGGAGAATAATTAAAGATCTTTAATGTTTGCGTTACTTGTTATTTTATTTGCTAGGTTGAGGGGTCAGATATCAAATTGCAATAATTGTATATATTTCAGTCATCATATTGTTGCGCTAATGCAGATATAACAATTGTAGTAATCGCATTTTGATATCTGACCCCTTTATGACCCCTTTACTGACCCCTTTACTAGGGGCTCTCAGAAAATGCTCACGCAGCGTCACCAAATAACTCACAAAAAAATGAGGAATATCTCCTATCAATTTTTTAATTCGGACGTTATATCTTATGCCTTAGTTCGCGGAGTAACATGAGTGGTATTCGATTTTTGAATATCTGATCTGTGAAGCCGATAAGGAACTTCTCAAGCTAATACGGATTTTACCTCCACATTGTCAAACCTCGCTCAAAGCTCCTTTTTATTTTAAGAATGGTGTTATGTATGTATGGCGCCGGGTTAGTGATGATCTATTGGAGAATAACATGTGGGAAAAACTTGCACGGCGAGGACGGCTTGATCCCAACAAAACGTATCGAAATAATAAATCTGATGATTTACAAGACATTGAGCTGGAGAATCGTGAAAAAAACACCTTTATCGAACAATCAAATTCCTCCTTATTACCAGATCAAGCTCAATCAGCGGTAGTTCATCCTGATTATGGTTCAATCAATAACTCAGCTGCTGCATCTCTCAGTAATTTGGAGTTTGGACCTAAACCCACTCTTTGGAATTCCTTTTTGCGTTATCAAAATCTACTTTTTTTACCTCTAATTTTTGAAACTCTAGAGCCAGTTCCAAAGGGCAAGTATCATACCGCGACTATTTTTGCGTATAAAATATTGCAAAGTATGCAGTTTACCTTTGGTAAGGTATGGCCAGTTATCTTTTTATTTACGCTACTGGCTGATTTGAAAAACAACGGTTTGAATAGTGATCAACGTTTTGGTACGACGGTTAAGGATATTTTATTAGGTGAAGCCACGAACCAGCTCACATTTTCAAGTGATTGGGGAAGTGAAATCCCCAGTGATAAAGATTTTATGTGGGCTTTTCGGTTAATGTTGCTCCTGCCTTGGGCTGCAGGTTTGGTGTGGTCAATTGCTCATACCCTAAAATGGGCTTCAAAATTTGAAGAGCAAGACAGTGACTTACTAAGTTATAACAAACCACGCTCATCTGTTCAGCTTTATACTGATATTAGACGTTGGGAGTGGGAATTACGATGGAATGCCGATCTGCCCTCGAGCTTGCACCAACCTTTACTAGATAAAATTATTGTAGCAACGACTCACCGTAATTTTTTTGTTAGATATAGAAGCATAAAGGCTCTAGCAAGTATCGCACGCAATTTTCGGGAAGAGAGACTTGTAAATATTATTAATGATAATGATCATGTCTCCATTGCAAATCAAGCGCTTCGTCGAATAGCGGCAGTAATTGGGAGGAATAGGTATTTAACAAAATTGTATGCCCATTATAAATTATGGCATATAGGCCACTCCAAAAACAAAGTGGCTCATGTTTTATTTGAAGCGGGTTTCATCATAACTCTGGCCCTGCAATTAGGTGCCTTCATTAGATACGTAGAAGTATTAGTGAAAAAAGAAAAAGCATTAGCCAAGTTTAATAGCGATAAAAAAGCTTGTGAGGACGACAATAAGCTATGGAGCTACGTAACTGAAATAGGAAATTACGATTGTCTGGTCTGTGATTTTGCGTCTGTTTACTATCTTGAGCGAAAGAGCAGTCAACGTTGTTTGGATGGCTATTTAGCGATGCCTCATAGTGATACGGAAGTCTTAGAAATATTTAAGCAAATGTCCCATCATCCCGATTATAAAATAATCGATTTCTCTCATCAAAATTGGCCAGACTGGTCCAACTCGGTTTTTGAAGCTGTTTTAAAGGCTATTCGTGACCAGATGAATATTATAGATGATCTCAATCTTTCGACATCAGATTATCTCCCTTGGTCTCAGGATGAGACTAAAATAAAGATCTTAATTGATTTTTTGCAAGCCGTTACTGCTAAGAAAGTTGATGTACACAATTATGGTTTTGGACCCCGGAATATTCAAACCTTAATGTCTGGGATCAATGGCATCGCGACTGAAGTAGTTGATATCACCGCTACAAACGCACAGGATGCAGGAGTCATTGCTGCAGGTAGCATTGTTCCGAACTCTCATATTACTACATTGCGCATCGGGGAAAATGGAATGACTGATGTGGGCTTATGTGAAATTACTCCGAACATAATAAATTCGACGCTCACCGATATAGACATGAGTAGCAATAGTTTTACAGCACGGGGTTTTAATACATTTACGAGGGAATTGCCTTCTACTCGCATTGAAAAATTTGACGCTTCAAATAATGACCTAGCCAATGCTGATTTTTATCAATGGGGTCAATCTTTACCGCAGTCAAAATTAACAATACTTAATTTAAAAAATACCAATGTAATTGACAATCAAGTGGTTGACTTATCGCAGGGTGTCCCAGGCTCATCATTAGCGTCGATTAATTTGGCAAATAATTTAGGGGTTCAAGATTTAGGGGCAACTTCGCTTCTTGCAAGTGCAGGCAATAGCACAATTAAGCACGTTAATTTAAGCGGGACCTCATTGACAGGGAATGGCCTTGGCGATAGTGCAATGTTATTAACTAGAACTGACATCGAAAATTTTGCGATTGCAAAGATACGATCTAGTGTCAATGGTTTCTGTAAAATCCTCAGTGCGCTTAATAGTACTCAGATTGAATCATTGAATATTGATGACAACCAAGTTGGTAATGCCATTGCACCTTGCCTGATACAAGCGCTTTCTAATCCACATTCAAAACTACGAACGTTAAATATATCTCGACTCAATATCAATGAAGACACTTTAATAGGAATTATTAATGCTTTGCCTAACTCTAATATTAGCGAGCTGTATTTAATGGATAATGGTATGACAGATAGAAGTGCTACAGTATTAGCTGCTGTTCTCCCACGTACGCGTCTTAAGCACCTTGTTATAAGTGACAACAATATTGGGCCAGAAGGCGCTACAAAGCTTGCTGATGCGTTTGGCCAATTAGAAACCTTTATCTTAAATGGCAACCCCATTGGACCGGAAGGCACTGAGGCAATAATTGGAAAATTTATTAGCGTGCCAGTTGGAGTGCCACTTGGGAAATCTAGATTAAATCGCAGCCAATACCGAGCGCTGCATAAAGCGAATAATAAACCACTGACATCCATAAAGCAGCTTGGGCTAGAAAACACAGGATTACAAGCTAAACAGGTTAGGGCGACGTGTCAGGTCTGGCCTAGTACGGATAGTTCGGTAGTTAATGCCCACTTAAAAAATAATCCCACTGAAAAAATGCAAGTTGATCCTCTTAATTGTGATACATCGAGTTCATCGTCGTTGCGCTCTTGGAACTGGTTATCCTCACTCCGGCAATTTGCTCAACAAACTTTTCAAGTTGCGGCCGAAAAGACAAATGCTTTTTTTTCATTGACGGTATCTGGCGAGCAATCTTATTCATTAGAGTACGAAGAGCAACAATTAAAACAGTATGATGTAACATTAACTGCGCTGAAGAAAAATCACGCTGCTCAAAAGCAAAGTCGCGCGGCTCACTTTGAACCTTTACAAGAGAAGTTTGTAGCCATCGCCACGCTTTATGCTGATACAAAAAAAACAATTAACAATGCAGCTCAATATCATCACTTACCTTCAGCCGTCATGCGTGAGATTGAAAATAATTTACACAATATTCAGCAAATGGTGAATGAACTTTCCAGTGCTAATAAAACACTGCATCATATTCATATTAAGGAACAACGTTTGCAAAAGCGAATAGGAAAAACTCAGCAAAGTGTTGAATCCGTTGTTAACTACGATATTACTACAGGCAATATTTCTCACAAAGTGATTACGCCTTTCTCGCCGCCAGCGTTAAGCGTCTCGTTCGCGGGACGACGTTATAAGAAACAGTCTTTGTCCGATACTGAGCAAGTTATAAGCCAACAAGGTTCTCTTAATTATCAGAGTAATTCAGCGTCATTCTGGTATATGAATTTGCCCGCCACTAATGCCGCATTGGTGACGTCGAATGTTACTCAATTTTTGTCTTTTAAATAGTTAAATAAATAACGTGATAAATAAAAGTATGAGGAAAAATTAATGGCCCCAGAATACTCCATCGCTCCCTTTACAGGCCAAGGTTTAGGTTTAAGTCATTCTTCACTCAATAAGGTAGGGTTACTATTACCCTTTCGGAAATTGGGACAAGCAGAAATTGCCTGCCATCTAAATCTGGCAAATGGCAACCTGGTACTTAAAGATCATGTTATAAGAATCGCAGAGATTGGGAATGTCTTAGAGCTAGGATGGGTCTATAACAGCAAGGCTACTACGTTGCCACTTTCATGGCGTCTCGCTGTTGCCGGAGAATTTGCTAACTTGCCTGATCCTAACTCACCAGTCGCTAACTTAACCTACATTGAAGCCGATGGGCATGAAACATCCTATATTTTTAGTGCCGAAAAAAACTGCTATATCGCCGCTGAGTTTTCTGATGGTCAACCCTATTTGTATTATAAGGATAATAAGCAGTGGGTGTTATACCATCCAAAAAATGGCGTAATGGAAAACTACGCGCAAAATGGCAAGTTATCATCAAGAGTAGATCGAGAAGGTCGAACGACTCGATTTTTATTTGACGCACAAAATCAATTAAAGGCGATTGTGGGCGCTTCAGGTACTCCTTATATAATTGATCGTTCTGTGCCTTCAGTGATCAGTTTTTATACCTATCAAAAAGGTCTAAAAATACCGCTGCAAAAGCACATATTTCAAGATGGGCTATTAATCACAACTCAATCAGGCGATGAGCAATATAGCACTCAATATGAATATGAGGGTAATTCAAATCGACTTCGATCAGTAACCCAAACTGACGGGACAAATTATGGGTTTACTTATGATAGCAATTTAACTAAACGTATTAATCAAATTCGAGTCGGTGAAACATTAAATAATATTACTTATAAAGCCTCATCGAGTATTTTCCAAGATAGCTTTGGGAGTCAAACAACGCTAGAGTTTAATTCAGCCGCGCAAATTATAAAACTAACCCAGCAACGCGGTTATGATGCGTATCAGAATCCTCCCGACATTACTCACTATTCTTATTATCCATCAGGTCAATTGGAAAATATTATTCGACCTAACGGGGGTGTGGAACGTAATAATTATGATGCAAACAATTGTAACCTCATTAGTATGCATAGTTTACCGGAAGGTCAATTAACTCAATATAGTTATACAGCTGCCCAGGCGAATAGACCTCAATTATCCACGATTATTGAAACTCTGAATAAAGACACAGTAGCGGTGACGCGTTATGTCTATGATAATAATTTTGATAATGCAGGCAACATATTCCTTAGGTTTTCTATTAGTTCAGAAGGGCGTGTAACGGAGCGACGTCCCGATCCTCAAACTAAAAACCCTGCTACCATACGAGCTTATTTTGATGTTTTATTTACCGACTCTTTAGTTAATAATCAAGCTCCTTCCTTGGCACGCATGTTGCAATGGATAGCAACTATCGATCCTCAACAAGTCAGAATAAATGACTACCGATATAATGAGCGCGGTCAAGCGAAAATAGTTCGAAGCTATGGTCATGTAGATGCCCAAGGCAATGGAATTAACGATAGTAGTATGAGTCAAATCACTACCGATTGGGATCTTTTGGGTGGTTGGGGCACTAAAGAAATTTTACAAAGTGCAGCAGTTACATCTATTGCGAAGCAAAAATATGACTTAACATTTCATCGGCTCATCGAAAAAGCGGATCTCATCAGTAAAGAAAATAATCAACTGCGCTATCGCGAAACAAAATATCAATATCAAGATACAGCTACGCCGTGTAATGTCATAGTCACCTTACCCAATGGTCAAGAACAACAGCAACAACTCGATACCCAAGGCCTCGTTATTTCTGAAAGCGACTCCGGCGTTATTAATACCCAAATGCAAGTGCGAACGACATTATTCGAGCGTGACACGGGAGGCCGCATTGTTGAGACCATTGGGCCTGACGGAAAAATGATGATCACTTTTTTTGATCGCCAACAACGTTTAGGTTTTACAGTGAGTCCATTAGGGCGTGTTAATGAATGGCAATATGACCGAGTTAATCGCTTTAAAACTACTATCCGCTACGAAAATCCCATTGATATCACTAAATTGGTGGGCAAATATTTGCCGACTGCGAGTACATTAATTGGATTGGTAGAAAAAGGAAAAAATCCTGAACTGGATCGTTATACCTATGAATTTTATGATTATACCGATAGGGTGCGTTACGAAGTAGACGAGGAAAATTTCGTTACAGAATATATTTACGATAATTTGAATCGTAAGACGGCCACCATCATCTATAAACAACCCTTAGATAATGAAATGCTTGCACAATTAAAGCAGGGCAAATCTCTTGTATTGATACCTAATAGTGATGTGGATCAGTGGTGGCAATATTTTTATGATACAGACAACAACCCTATTGTGGAGCAAGATCCAGCAGGTTATGTCATACAAAAGAAATATGATGCGGGCAATCGTTGTTATGAAAA contains the following coding sequences:
- a CDS encoding helix-turn-helix transcriptional regulator, translating into MANCIQDIRLAKKLTQEELAKAVDVTRATIIALEKGNYNPSLELAFRIANFFKIEIQKIFFIKGDFR